Part of the Urocitellus parryii isolate mUroPar1 chromosome 2, mUroPar1.hap1, whole genome shotgun sequence genome, GTGACAGCCAGCTTGCTCTAGGTTCCAGTCGAACATCTCTAGCACTTTGTGGCACTCCACACGTGGCCGCAGACCCAGCCCAAAGAGCTGCTCCACCTGAAGGGCAGAGAGTGATACCATGAGACCGGCTGGGGCAGGAGTCAAAACCAGGAGGTGGGGGCTAGGAGCAATAGAACCACTCTTCAGGGTCCCTGCATGCCAGAGAGCAGGCAAGAGGTGGTAGTACCTTCAGATACTGGGCAGCTCTCTGCACGCTCCAGCTGTGGCTCTGCAGGGCCGTCTGGCACTCCTCTGTGGTCACCCCATGCACCATGGCCTGCAGCTGGGCACACCCACCCATCAGGACCACTCAGGCCCATTTCTCTGGATCCCTTGGGCCCCTACCCCCCTCACCTCAAAGCCAGCCTGGCACTCACCATCTGGATCTTGTCAGATGGCCGGCCAGCCTCTGGCCCATCCCCAGGGCAGCCCCTCTGTGGCAGCCGAGCAGTGGCCCTCAGGGATGGTGGCCGGGTACCTAGATTGCTGTTGTTGGTGGAGAAGTTGGCCTTGGGGTCTGGGGCAGCCTGGGGCATTGGTCGAACAGTGGCAGTGggggcagcaggggctggggtgctGGGTGGGGGCAGCAGCAGGGGCACAGGCAGAGGGGCCGGCTCTTCAGGGCTCTGGGCCTCACGCAGGTAACGCTGGTAGCGCTCCAAGTAGGGCGGGCGCTCAGGCAACAGGTAATAGTGGGTGTTGCTGACCTTCTTGCCATCCCGGACAATGGGCAAGATGCAGGGACCTGTGCGTGGGCCAGGAGCCTGGATCACCTGGGGTGTAGCATACTTGGGGTCTGAAGCGAAGCTCTGGGTAGTGGGCATGGTCTTCCCAGGTGAGCTTGAGAGCCGGGGTGGCAGGGGGGAACCGCCAGGTGGTACCAGGGGGCTGGGGGTCCTAGAGCCTTGAGGGGACAGAGGTTCCCGGGGAGGTATGCGGGGAGGAGAGGCAGGTCCAGGCCACCGACCTATCTCCTCCTCACCTGAGGGGGCTGGAGACAGCTCAACACGTGGGCGTGTGGGCCGAGGGGGGATGGGTACCCGGGGAGGCACCTGGGGCTTATCATCAGCCCCTGGGCTGGGTGAGGGGGCCAGTGAGCCAGTTGGAACTTGGAGCTGCCGCATACACTCCTGCTGCAGTGCCTGGAAGATCTCCGAGGTCTGGGCCAAGCTGGGAGGCTTGCCCCCACCCTGGGGTGGGAGGAACAGGTTGTCCTCCAGGGCAGCAGGGAGCCGCGCTTGCTCTGGCACAAAGCCGTAATTGgtctctccctgcctgggcccagtAGGAAGCCCTGCACCCACCAGGGTGCTGTTGATGGAGCAGACCTCAAAGTCATCTTCGTCTTGGGCCACATCATCGTAGGTAGGGGGAGGAGGAAGCGGGCGTGCATCCCAATCCACCACAGGCGTGGGATGCAGGGGTCGTGGTAGTGCCCGTGTAGGGCTCTGTGGAGGGGTCTTGTCCAGCAAAGAGCAGGCATCCATGGCCAGCTGTGCCAGAGAGGGTGCACAGGGCCGAGAGGCTGGAATCACAGGTTCCTCACCAAAGTCAATGAGCGTGACCTCGCCCCCACTGCTGCGGCCTGCCTTGGTGCCGGGCACCCGGGCTGAGGGCTTTGACAGCCACAGCCCTCGGGGCAGACCTGGCTTCCGCAGGCCCAGCCTCTTGAAGTCACCAGACAGGAGGTCTTGGTCCTCACTCACAGGATCATAGGTTGGTTCTGTGATGGAAAGGAAGACCCCAACAAGGAGGCAGTGTTAGACAGGGATGGGAGACAAGGGAAGGCAGGATGTAAGAAAGCCAAGTATCCCCCACCAACTTTCTACCACCAATTCTCAAAAGGATGCCTCTTAGCTGCCAAAATTCTCAGTGCACACCTGACCCCACTCAACAGGAGACTGGAGCTTGCTATCTGTCAGCCCTCTATGAGGGCTGGTAAGCCCCCTGCCTCCACCTAAATTAGAGCAGGCCATATCCCATTTGTGTCTTGTCTCTGATGTTCCCCCATCAACACAAGGCCCCCACTACCCTTGCTTCTGGGCCCTGTTAGTAAACCCGTATCCCCCTCTCCATTACAGCACACCATTAGTGCAGGCATGGACAACAGGAGCTATCTTTTGGGAAGACAGAGCTTTTGAACCACCACCACAAACAGCCTCTGCAGGCCTGAAAGGGAGTGAGGCAGGACTAAGCCATGGAAGAGCAAGGTAAATGTGGGTGCCAGACCACACACCTGCTGTGAACCTAGGTTTTGGGGGTGTGGAGCAGGGAGGCAGGCATGCTGGACCAGGTCAGCAAAAGCTCACAGCACACACCtgctttcccctcccacccaagCCAGCCACCAGGGATCTGTACCttccaggaagagaggagaagtgAGAGAAGAAAGGGGGCGAGGGCAGGGGCCAAGGCATCCTGAGCAGCCCCACTTACTCTGAGTGAAGATGGCAGGCTGAGGTGGGCGAGGTGGAGGCTCCCCTGCAAGACAGGCCATGCGGACAGGAGAGGAGAATGACCAAGCAAGACAGAAGACAAGAGAGCGAGACAAAGCCGGAaggtttggagagagagagagagagagagagagagagagagagagagagaggaaggagaaagggtgcagtgagggggggagagagaagtgAATAGAAGTGAGTGAATATACAAACCCAACTGCATGGGAGGAAATGGGCAGCAGGATGGGGACAACCGTGTTTCAGAATGACAGGACAGGAGCCAGGAGATGGATGAGGCTCCTGGCTGAGATGGAGCCCGTGGGGTGGTTTTGGCTCAGGAGAGAAGAGCAGGATTAGGGGAAAGAGAGGAAAGCCAGGATCTGAGCAGGCCgttgaggaaggagggaggaggaagctgaggtgggCAGGGCTGATACAGGACCAACCTCAGGATGCCCACCTCAGCGGATACAGCTGCCTCCCTTCTTCCACCCCACGCCCAGTCGGAGCCAGGGTCACAGCTGTCCCGCCTGCTACCCTGACCCAGCTGTCCCCAGAGAAGAACAGCAGGCTCAGGGTGTCCTGAGAAGACAGTGTCCCTTCCTGGGTAGCTAATGAACAAGGGAACCAGGATTGGGAGGGCTCTTACTTTTCACCCTTCCTAGGTGCTGGGTGGGTCGGGAGGTGCTCAGTTCCACACTCAACAGGTCAGGAGGATCCATGGGGTTTCCCAGATACAGTCTGTGGGGAGAGAGCCAGTTCAGAGTGTAAAGTAGTGGCAGTGAGGAAACCTCTGGAAGAAATTCTGAGCCTATCCCCTGGGTTtaggcagaaaataaaatactgaatgtGTCCAGGGTAAAACAACATTAAGGCCCCTTCATTTTAAGAGACAGCTGGGCTGGGCTCCCAACTCCCAATCCACAGATCCTGATCCCTTGTATAGATGTAAGCTGTAGCGACAAGAGTCATggaaaaaggacagagaaaggacATCTAAACCCAAGTTGAAAAGCCTTCTGCCATAAGGGCAGAGAGGGTCTTCAATTCCCCACCTATACCCAATCCACTGTAGGCAGCTACCTACTGGTGCACACTCCTctgtcctgcaggccctgctgGAAGAGCCTGGGGCAGAAATATTCTGAGCTCCAGTCCCCCTGGTCATGGTGACAGAAGGCATCCTTCTGCTCAACTACAGGAGTTGGGGGAGAAGTTGGGCCACCTGCGCTACTTCAGATTCATCCTTAGCCCCTGTGCCAACTATTAGTATCTGGGACTTAGTCACTGAGGCTGATTAAAGCCCAGAGGAATGGGGCTGGGCTAGCCATGACATGCCAGGAGTGGGACAGAGGGCACTTGCCTCCTCCTGGAGGTTGCCCCAGCTTTCACAGGCCGTGGCCTGAGTTTTATAAGGAAAGAGACCCTGACTGAGCCCCCTCAGAGGCTAGTGTTCCAGTGTGCCGGACATGCAGTGTGGAGAACTGCTTTACCATGCCCTTTAGGAGAAGTCAGCAGGGGAGAGGGCTGCCAACAGGTATGAAGGAGAAGCTGCCAGGGGGTTCCCTAGGGGGAGGCACCCAGGAAGTGCCTAATTTTTCTGTGGTTTCCCAGATGCCTCCCAGTGACCTTACTCTTTAGGAGACTACAGCCCCCTACCAGTCATAGTAAGTTCTGGAGTGGGGGTAGCTAGCAGCCATTGCTGTTCCCTCTGAAGCTCCCTTGCAGGAAGCTCCCTCCAGGACAGTTCCCCTGATTCTGGGAAGAAGGGCATTTCTGCTTGACCTAGCAGGCTCACATTGCCAGGACTCTGGTACCAGCATCAGGAAAACTGCTCAAATACAGGTCAGAGCTTTCAAACTAAATTGCTTCCAAAATCTATCTTTCCAAAGCCAATGTGCCAGAAGGCCATAAGGCCAAGGCCCTGGTAACCTTACCACCAAACCAAAATGTGGGTCTAACCTTGGTAATTCATGACctgtgttttttggttttgttttttggttatttttgtggggtttttttggtaacaggaattgaacccaagggtgctttaccacttagccacatcaccagcctttttaatattttttgaaataagatcttgcaaaagttgctgagactggcctcaaacttgattttcatctgcctcagcctcacgaggTACCGGATTACATGCATGCGCCATTACGCCCagcaatgttttcttttcttttttttttttttttttgtcatacgattttttaaaatttttttttagtcatacatgacagcagaatgtattttgacatataatacatacatggaatgtacatacatcaatcatattgtctattctattctgttgcCCTTCCCCCAGCAATGCTTTCTAATTCAAATATACTTACAGCTGGG contains:
- the Tnk2 gene encoding activated CDC42 kinase 1 isoform X1, encoding MPAAPARRFPGLELSFPLLARLRRRLYTRLGSSSMQPEEGTGWLLELLSEVQLQQYFLRLRDDLNVTRLSHFEYVKNEDLEKIGMGRPGQRRLWEAVKRRKAMCKRKSWMSKVFSGKRLEAEFPPHHSQSTFRKPSPTPGGPVGEGPLQSLTCLIGEKDLRLLEKLGDGSFGVVRRGEWDAPAGKTVSVAVKCLKPDVLSQPEAMDDFIREVNAMHSLDHRNLIRLYGVVLTPPMKMVTELAPLGSLLDRLRKHQGHFLLGTLSRYAVQVAEGMGYLESKRFIHRDLAARNLLLATRDLVKIGDFGLMRALPQNDDHYVMQEHRKVPFAWCAPESLKTRTFSHASDTWMFGVTLWEMFTYGQEPWIGLNGSQILHKIDKEGERLPRPEDCPQDIYNVMVQCWAHKPEDRPTFVALRDFLLEAQPTDMRALQDFEEPDKLHIQMNDVITVIEGRAENYWWRGQNTRTLCVGPFPRNVVTSVAGLSAQDISQPLQNSFIHTGHGDSDPRHCWGFPDKIDELYLGNPMDPPDLLSVELSTSRPTQHLGRVKREPPPRPPQPAIFTQSKWGCSGCLGPCPRPLSSLTSPLFLEEPTYDPVSEDQDLLSGDFKRLGLRKPGLPRGLWLSKPSARVPGTKAGRSSGGEVTLIDFGEEPVIPASRPCAPSLAQLAMDACSLLDKTPPQSPTRALPRPLHPTPVVDWDARPLPPPPTYDDVAQDEDDFEVCSINSTLVGAGLPTGPRQGETNYGFVPEQARLPAALEDNLFLPPQGGGKPPSLAQTSEIFQALQQECMRQLQVPTGSLAPSPSPGADDKPQVPPRVPIPPRPTRPRVELSPAPSGEEEIGRWPGPASPPRIPPREPLSPQGSRTPSPLVPPGGSPLPPRLSSSPGKTMPTTQSFASDPKYATPQVIQAPGPRTGPCILPIVRDGKKVSNTHYYLLPERPPYLERYQRYLREAQSPEEPAPLPVPLLLPPPSTPAPAAPTATVRPMPQAAPDPKANFSTNNSNLGTRPPSLRATARLPQRGCPGDGPEAGRPSDKIQMLQAMVHGVTTEECQTALQSHSWSVQRAAQYLKVEQLFGLGLRPRVECHKVLEMFDWNLEQAGCHLLGSCGPAHHKR
- the Tnk2 gene encoding activated CDC42 kinase 1 isoform X2, with the translated sequence MPAAPARRFPGLELSFPLLARLRRRLYTRLGSSSMQPEEGTGWLLELLSEVQLQQYFLRLRDDLNVTRLSHFEYVKNEDLEKIGMGRPGQRRLWEAVKRRKAMCKRKSWMSKVFSGKRLEAEFPPHHSQSTFRKPSPTPGGPVGEGPLQSLTCLIGEKDLRLLEKLGDGSFGVVRRGEWDAPAGKTVSVAVKCLKPDVLSQPEAMDDFIREVNAMHSLDHRNLIRLYGVVLTPPMKMVTELAPLGSLLDRLRKHQGHFLLGTLSRYAVQVAEGMGYLESKRFIHRDLAARNLLLATRDLVKIGDFGLMRALPQNDDHYVMQEHRKVPFAWCAPESLKTRTFSHASDTWMFGVTLWEMFTYGQEPWIGLNGSQILHKIDKEGERLPRPEDCPQDIYNVMVQCWAHKPEDRPTFVALRDFLLEAQPTDMRALQDFEEPDKLHIQMNDVITVIEGRAENYWWRGQNTRTLCVGPFPRNVVTSVAGLSAQDISQPLQNSFIHTGHGDSDPRHCWGFPDKIDELYLGNPMDPPDLLSVELSTSRPTQHLGRVKREPPPRPPQPAIFTQSKWGCSGCLGPCPRPLSSLTSPLFLEEPTYDPVSEDQDLLSGDFKRLGLRKPGLPRGLWLSKPSARVPGTKAGRSSGGEVTLIDFGEEPVIPASRPCAPSLAQLAMDACSLLDKTPPQSPTRALPRPLHPTPVVDWDARPLPPPPTYDDVAQDEDDFEVCSINSTLVGAGLPTGPRQGETNYGFVPEQARLPAALEDNLFLPPQGGGKPPSLAQTSEIFQALQQECMRQLQVPTGSLAPSPSPGADDKPQVPPRVPIPPRPTRPRVELSPAPSGEEEIGRWPGPASPPRIPPREPLSPQGSRTPSPLVPPGGSPLPPRLSSSPGKTMPTTQSFASDPKYATPQVIQAPGPRTGPCILPIVRDGKKVSNTHYYLLPERPPYLERYQRYLREAQSPEEPAPLPVPLLLPPPSTPAPAAPTATVRPMPQAAPDPKANFSTNNSNLGTRPPSLRATARLPQRGCPGDGPEAGRPSDKIQMLQAMVHGVTTEECQTALQSHSWSVQRAAQYLKVEQLFGLGLRPRVECHKVLEMFDWNLEQAGCHLLGSCGPAHHK
- the Tnk2 gene encoding activated CDC42 kinase 1 isoform X7 yields the protein MPAAPARRFPGLELSFPLLARLRRRLYTRLGSSSMQPEEGTGWLLELLSEVQLQQYFLRLRDDLNVTRLSHFEYVKNEDLEKIGMGRPGQRRLWEAVKRRKAMCKRKSWMSKVFSGKRLEAEFPPHHSQSTFRKPSPTPGGPVGEGPLQSLTCLIGEKDLRLLEKLGDGSFGVVRRGEWDAPAGKTVSVAVKCLKPDVLSQPEAMDDFIREVNAMHSLDHRNLIRLYGVVLTPPMKMVTELAPLGSLLDRLRKHQGHFLLGTLSRYAVQVAEGMGYLESKRFIHRDLAARNLLLATRDLVKIGDFGLMRALPQNDDHYVMQEHRKVPFAWCAPESLKTRTFSHASDTWMFGVTLWEMFTYGQEPWIGLNGSQILHKIDKEGERLPRPEDCPQDIYNVMVQCWAHKPEDRPTFVALRDFLLEAQPTDMRALQDFEEPDKLHIQMNDVITVIEGRAENYWWRGQNTRTLCVGPFPRNVVTSVAGLSAQDISQPLQNSFIHTGHGDSDPRHCWGFPDKIDELYLGNPMDPPDLLSVELSTSRPTQHLGRVKKPTYDPVSEDQDLLSGDFKRLGLRKPGLPRGLWLSKPSARVPGTKAGRSSGGEVTLIDFGEEPVIPASRPCAPSLAQLAMDACSLLDKTPPQSPTRALPRPLHPTPVVDWDARPLPPPPTYDDVAQDEDDFEVCSINSTLVGAGLPTGPRQGETNYGFVPEQARLPAALEDNLFLPPQGGGKPPSLAQTSEIFQALQQECMRQLQVPTGSLAPSPSPGADDKPQVPPRVPIPPRPTRPRVELSPAPSGEEEIGRWPGPASPPRIPPREPLSPQGSRTPSPLVPPGGSPLPPRLSSSPGKTMPTTQSFASDPKYATPQVIQAPGPRTGPCILPIVRDGKKVSNTHYYLLPERPPYLERYQRYLREAQSPEEPAPLPVPLLLPPPSTPAPAAPTATVRPMPQAAPDPKANFSTNNSNLGTRPPSLRATARLPQRGCPGDGPEAGRPSDKIQMLQAMVHGVTTEECQTALQSHSWSVQRAAQYLKVEQLFGLGLRPRVECHKVLEMFDWNLEQAGCHLLGSCGPAHHK
- the Tnk2 gene encoding activated CDC42 kinase 1 isoform X6, translating into MPAAPARRFPGLELSFPLLARLRRRLYTRLGSSSMQPEEGTGWLLELLSEVQLQQYFLRLRDDLNVTRLSHFEYVKNEDLEKIGMGRPGQRRLWEAVKRRKAMCKRKSWMSKVFSGKRLEAEFPPHHSQSTFRKPSPTPGGPVGEGPLQSLTCLIGEKDLRLLEKLGDGSFGVVRRGEWDAPAGKTVSVAVKCLKPDVLSQPEAMDDFIREVNAMHSLDHRNLIRLYGVVLTPPMKMVTELAPLGSLLDRLRKHQGHFLLGTLSRYAVQVAEGMGYLESKRFIHRDLAARNLLLATRDLVKIGDFGLMRALPQNDDHYVMQEHRKVPFAWCAPESLKTRTFSHASDTWMFGVTLWEMFTYGQEPWIGLNGSQILHKIDKEGERLPRPEDCPQDIYNVMVQCWAHKPEDRPTFVALRDFLLEAQPTDMRALQDFEEPDKLHIQMNDVITVIEGRAENYWWRGQNTRTLCVGPFPRNVVTSVAGLSAQDISQPLQNSFIHTGHGDSDPRHCWGFPDKIDELYLGNPMDPPDLLSVELSTSRPTQHLGRVKKPTYDPVSEDQDLLSGDFKRLGLRKPGLPRGLWLSKPSARVPGTKAGRSSGGEVTLIDFGEEPVIPASRPCAPSLAQLAMDACSLLDKTPPQSPTRALPRPLHPTPVVDWDARPLPPPPTYDDVAQDEDDFEVCSINSTLVGAGLPTGPRQGETNYGFVPEQARLPAALEDNLFLPPQGGGKPPSLAQTSEIFQALQQECMRQLQVPTGSLAPSPSPGADDKPQVPPRVPIPPRPTRPRVELSPAPSGEEEIGRWPGPASPPRIPPREPLSPQGSRTPSPLVPPGGSPLPPRLSSSPGKTMPTTQSFASDPKYATPQVIQAPGPRTGPCILPIVRDGKKVSNTHYYLLPERPPYLERYQRYLREAQSPEEPAPLPVPLLLPPPSTPAPAAPTATVRPMPQAAPDPKANFSTNNSNLGTRPPSLRATARLPQRGCPGDGPEAGRPSDKIQMLQAMVHGVTTEECQTALQSHSWSVQRAAQYLKVEQLFGLGLRPRVECHKVLEMFDWNLEQAGCHLLGSCGPAHHKR
- the Tnk2 gene encoding activated CDC42 kinase 1 isoform X4 — protein: MPAAPARRFPGLELSFPLLARLRRRLYTRLGSSSMQPEEGTGWLLELLSEVQLQQYFLRLRDDLNVTRLSHFEYVKNEDLEKIGMGRPGQRRLWEAVKRRKAMCKRKSWMSKVFSGKRLEAEFPPHHSQSTFRKPSPTPGGPVGEGPLQSLTCLIGEKDLRLLEKLGDGSFGVVRRGEWDAPAGKTVSVAVKCLKPDVLSQPEAMDDFIREVNAMHSLDHRNLIRLYGVVLTPPMKMVTELAPLGSLLDRLRKHQGHFLLGTLSRYAVQVAEGMGYLESKRFIHRDLAARNLLLATRDLVKIGDFGLMRALPQNDDHYVMQEHRKVPFAWCAPESLKTRTFSHASDTWMFGVTLWEMFTYGQEPWIGLNGSQILHKIDKEGERLPRPEDCPQDIYNVMVQCWAHKPEDRPTFVALRDFLLEAQPTDMRALQDFEEPDKLHIQMNDVITVIEGRAENYWWRGQNTRTLCVGPFPRNVVTSVAGLSAQDISQPLQNSFIHTGHGDSDPRHCWGFPDKIDELYLGNPMDPPDLLSVELSTSRPTQHLGRVKREPPPRPPQPAIFTQKPTYDPVSEDQDLLSGDFKRLGLRKPGLPRGLWLSKPSARVPGTKAGRSSGGEVTLIDFGEEPVIPASRPCAPSLAQLAMDACSLLDKTPPQSPTRALPRPLHPTPVVDWDARPLPPPPTYDDVAQDEDDFEVCSINSTLVGAGLPTGPRQGETNYGFVPEQARLPAALEDNLFLPPQGGGKPPSLAQTSEIFQALQQECMRQLQVPTGSLAPSPSPGADDKPQVPPRVPIPPRPTRPRVELSPAPSGEEEIGRWPGPASPPRIPPREPLSPQGSRTPSPLVPPGGSPLPPRLSSSPGKTMPTTQSFASDPKYATPQVIQAPGPRTGPCILPIVRDGKKVSNTHYYLLPERPPYLERYQRYLREAQSPEEPAPLPVPLLLPPPSTPAPAAPTATVRPMPQAAPDPKANFSTNNSNLGTRPPSLRATARLPQRGCPGDGPEAGRPSDKIQMLQAMVHGVTTEECQTALQSHSWSVQRAAQYLKVEQLFGLGLRPRVECHKVLEMFDWNLEQAGCHLLGSCGPAHHK
- the Tnk2 gene encoding activated CDC42 kinase 1 isoform X8; its protein translation is MPAAPARRFPGLELSFPLLARLRRRLYTRLGSSSMQPEEGTGWLLELLSEVQLQQYFLRLRDDLNVTRLSHFEYVKNEDLEKIGMGRPGQRRLWEAVKRRKAMCKRKSWMSKVSVAVKCLKPDVLSQPEAMDDFIREVNAMHSLDHRNLIRLYGVVLTPPMKMVTELAPLGSLLDRLRKHQGHFLLGTLSRYAVQVAEGMGYLESKRFIHRDLAARNLLLATRDLVKIGDFGLMRALPQNDDHYVMQEHRKVPFAWCAPESLKTRTFSHASDTWMFGVTLWEMFTYGQEPWIGLNGSQILHKIDKEGERLPRPEDCPQDIYNVMVQCWAHKPEDRPTFVALRDFLLEAQPTDMRALQDFEEPDKLHIQMNDVITVIEGRAENYWWRGQNTRTLCVGPFPRNVVTSVAGLSAQDISQPLQNSFIHTGHGDSDPRHCWGFPDKIDELYLGNPMDPPDLLSVELSTSRPTQHLGRVKREPPPRPPQPAIFTQSKWGCSGCLGPCPRPLSSLTSPLFLEEPTYDPVSEDQDLLSGDFKRLGLRKPGLPRGLWLSKPSARVPGTKAGRSSGGEVTLIDFGEEPVIPASRPCAPSLAQLAMDACSLLDKTPPQSPTRALPRPLHPTPVVDWDARPLPPPPTYDDVAQDEDDFEVCSINSTLVGAGLPTGPRQGETNYGFVPEQARLPAALEDNLFLPPQGGGKPPSLAQTSEIFQALQQECMRQLQVPTGSLAPSPSPGADDKPQVPPRVPIPPRPTRPRVELSPAPSGEEEIGRWPGPASPPRIPPREPLSPQGSRTPSPLVPPGGSPLPPRLSSSPGKTMPTTQSFASDPKYATPQVIQAPGPRTGPCILPIVRDGKKVSNTHYYLLPERPPYLERYQRYLREAQSPEEPAPLPVPLLLPPPSTPAPAAPTATVRPMPQAAPDPKANFSTNNSNLGTRPPSLRATARLPQRGCPGDGPEAGRPSDKIQMLQAMVHGVTTEECQTALQSHSWSVQRAAQYLKVEQLFGLGLRPRVECHKVLEMFDWNLEQAGCHLLGSCGPAHHKR
- the Tnk2 gene encoding activated CDC42 kinase 1 isoform X3, translated to MPAAPARRFPGLELSFPLLARLRRRLYTRLGSSSMQPEEGTGWLLELLSEVQLQQYFLRLRDDLNVTRLSHFEYVKNEDLEKIGMGRPGQRRLWEAVKRRKAMCKRKSWMSKVFSGKRLEAEFPPHHSQSTFRKPSPTPGGPVGEGPLQSLTCLIGEKDLRLLEKLGDGSFGVVRRGEWDAPAGKTVSVAVKCLKPDVLSQPEAMDDFIREVNAMHSLDHRNLIRLYGVVLTPPMKMVTELAPLGSLLDRLRKHQGHFLLGTLSRYAVQVAEGMGYLESKRFIHRDLAARNLLLATRDLVKIGDFGLMRALPQNDDHYVMQEHRKVPFAWCAPESLKTRTFSHASDTWMFGVTLWEMFTYGQEPWIGLNGSQILHKIDKEGERLPRPEDCPQDIYNVMVQCWAHKPEDRPTFVALRDFLLEAQPTDMRALQDFEEPDKLHIQMNDVITVIEGRAENYWWRGQNTRTLCVGPFPRNVVTSVAGLSAQDISQPLQNSFIHTGHGDSDPRHCWGFPDKIDELYLGNPMDPPDLLSVELSTSRPTQHLGRVKREPPPRPPQPAIFTQKPTYDPVSEDQDLLSGDFKRLGLRKPGLPRGLWLSKPSARVPGTKAGRSSGGEVTLIDFGEEPVIPASRPCAPSLAQLAMDACSLLDKTPPQSPTRALPRPLHPTPVVDWDARPLPPPPTYDDVAQDEDDFEVCSINSTLVGAGLPTGPRQGETNYGFVPEQARLPAALEDNLFLPPQGGGKPPSLAQTSEIFQALQQECMRQLQVPTGSLAPSPSPGADDKPQVPPRVPIPPRPTRPRVELSPAPSGEEEIGRWPGPASPPRIPPREPLSPQGSRTPSPLVPPGGSPLPPRLSSSPGKTMPTTQSFASDPKYATPQVIQAPGPRTGPCILPIVRDGKKVSNTHYYLLPERPPYLERYQRYLREAQSPEEPAPLPVPLLLPPPSTPAPAAPTATVRPMPQAAPDPKANFSTNNSNLGTRPPSLRATARLPQRGCPGDGPEAGRPSDKIQMLQAMVHGVTTEECQTALQSHSWSVQRAAQYLKVEQLFGLGLRPRVECHKVLEMFDWNLEQAGCHLLGSCGPAHHKR
- the Tnk2 gene encoding activated CDC42 kinase 1 isoform X5, with the protein product MQPEEGTGWLLELLSEVQLQQYFLRLRDDLNVTRLSHFEYVKNEDLEKIGMGRPGQRRLWEAVKRRKAMCKRKSWMSKVFSGKRLEAEFPPHHSQSTFRKPSPTPGGPVGEGPLQSLTCLIGEKDLRLLEKLGDGSFGVVRRGEWDAPAGKTVSVAVKCLKPDVLSQPEAMDDFIREVNAMHSLDHRNLIRLYGVVLTPPMKMVTELAPLGSLLDRLRKHQGHFLLGTLSRYAVQVAEGMGYLESKRFIHRDLAARNLLLATRDLVKIGDFGLMRALPQNDDHYVMQEHRKVPFAWCAPESLKTRTFSHASDTWMFGVTLWEMFTYGQEPWIGLNGSQILHKIDKEGERLPRPEDCPQDIYNVMVQCWAHKPEDRPTFVALRDFLLEAQPTDMRALQDFEEPDKLHIQMNDVITVIEGRAENYWWRGQNTRTLCVGPFPRNVVTSVAGLSAQDISQPLQNSFIHTGHGDSDPRHCWGFPDKIDELYLGNPMDPPDLLSVELSTSRPTQHLGRVKREPPPRPPQPAIFTQSKWGCSGCLGPCPRPLSSLTSPLFLEEPTYDPVSEDQDLLSGDFKRLGLRKPGLPRGLWLSKPSARVPGTKAGRSSGGEVTLIDFGEEPVIPASRPCAPSLAQLAMDACSLLDKTPPQSPTRALPRPLHPTPVVDWDARPLPPPPTYDDVAQDEDDFEVCSINSTLVGAGLPTGPRQGETNYGFVPEQARLPAALEDNLFLPPQGGGKPPSLAQTSEIFQALQQECMRQLQVPTGSLAPSPSPGADDKPQVPPRVPIPPRPTRPRVELSPAPSGEEEIGRWPGPASPPRIPPREPLSPQGSRTPSPLVPPGGSPLPPRLSSSPGKTMPTTQSFASDPKYATPQVIQAPGPRTGPCILPIVRDGKKVSNTHYYLLPERPPYLERYQRYLREAQSPEEPAPLPVPLLLPPPSTPAPAAPTATVRPMPQAAPDPKANFSTNNSNLGTRPPSLRATARLPQRGCPGDGPEAGRPSDKIQMLQAMVHGVTTEECQTALQSHSWSVQRAAQYLKVEQLFGLGLRPRVECHKVLEMFDWNLEQAGCHLLGSCGPAHHKR